The window GAGCGAGAGCCCGACACCGTGGAGCGAGACGGGATAGTCCCGGCGGAGCCTTTCCAGCGTGGCGAGGGCGGGGCCGCCGCCCATGTAGTTCTCCGCGTGGACCTCCAGCCAGCCGAGGTCGGGACGGGTGGCGAGGATCTCGTCGACATGCGGGGCGCGGAGCCCGATGCCGGCCCTGGCCGGCGTCCCGCCCGTCATGCCGCGCATGCGCCACCCGTCCCGCGGTGAGGGCGCGCCCTACGCCCGCTTGGCCTGGAGGCTGCCGCCCACGATCTTGTCGCAGGAGCCCTTCGGCATATAGATCCAGGCGTCGCCCTGGTTGTCCTTCCTGGACGTGCCGGCGCAGGACGTGTTGGCGGTCTGGCAATCGTTCTTCCCGGCCTTCGCCACGCCGTAGCACTTCTCGGACTCGAACTTGGGCACCGGAGCCGGACCGGCCTGAGCCAGCGAGAAGTAGGGCAGGCTGAGGGCGGCGGCGACGGCGGAGATCACGGCGGCCTTGGACGTCTTGTTCATGAGCGTTTCCTCCTCATGGGTTGGGGCCGACTGCTTCCTCTTGGACACGTGGGCTTCCCCGCAAGGTTCACCGAACGGAGCCGGGGATTTGTCACGGCGCCGTCAAATCCGCCGACCTCCCGACCGTGAAGACGGCGCAGAGCACGAAACCCACCGCGAAGGCGGCCAACATTCCCGCGACCAGCAGGGCCATGACGTGTCCTCCTCCGCGCCTTGGACGCCCCGAAGCGGTCGGGAGATCCGCGGGGACGGATCAGGGCCCGCGGCGAACCCGGCGTACCCCGCGGCGAGTCCAAGGGGCCATGGAAATCGGGAAAGCCGAGGGGGCGCGGGCGAGCGGGCGTATCCTGGCCCGGCCCTCCACGTCGCTCGCGCCGCGCATCGTCGTGGTGGGCGGTGGCTTCGCCGGGGTGACCGCGGCGCTCGAGCTGGGGCGGCGCTGCTCCGGCCAGCTCCCTGTCCACGTGACCTTGCTAAGCAACCGCAACTTCCTCCTCTTCACTCCCATGCTCGCAGAGGCCGCGACCGGCGCGGTGGAGAGCCGCCACGTGGTGCATCCCCTGCGTCCCCTCTGCGGTCGGTGGGGCGTGGAGTTCGGGGAGGTGGAGGTGGAGGCGGTGGACCTGGCGCGACGGCAGGTGACGGTGCGTCACCATCGCTCGGTGGTGCGGCAGCGCGTATACTACGACCGCCTCGTCATCGCGCTCGGCGCCAGCCCCAACACCGCACTGGCCGCAGGGGCCGCCGAGCACGCGCTCACCTTCAAGAGCGCGGGGGACGCCATCCGCATCCGCAATCACCTGATCGACCTCTTCGAGGCCGCCGCCCTCACGGAGGATCCGTGGACACGCCGCCATCTCCTCACCTTCGTGGTCGTGGGCGCGGGTCACGCCGGGACGGAGCTGGCGGCGGCGGTGGAGGAGCTGGCGCGCGGCATCCTGGTGCGCCACTACCCGACGATCCGTCCGGAGGATGTGCGGCTCGTCCTGGTGGGGAGCGCCGTGCTGCCCCAGACCGCGCCCGATCTGGCCGCCTACACGAAGGCGCGGCTGGTCGCCCGGGGGATCGAGCTCGAGGTTGGCCGGGCGGCGCGCGTCTCGCCCGAAGGCCTCACGCTCGCCGACGGCCGCCTCCTCGAGAGCCGCTGCGTCATCTGGACCGCGGGCAACCGCGTGAGCTCCGTGGTCGCGGCGGTCGACCTGCCGAAGTCGAAGGACGGGCGTCTCATCGTGAACGAGCGCTTCGAAGTGGAGGGCGCGCCGGGTGTGTACGCCCTCGGCGACAACGCCGCCCAGATCGACCCCCACTCGGGACAGCCCTATCCCGCCACGGCGCAGGTGGCGCTGCGCCAGGGGCGGGCGCTGGCGCAGGTGATCGAGGCGCAGCTGACCGGGCGTCCCGCTCGACCCTTTGCCTTCCGGCTCCTGGGCGAGATGGTGCCCCTCTCCCGCCGTACGGCCGTGGCGGACCTGCGCGGGCTCAAGCTCTACGGCTTCCCCGCGTGGCTCATGTGGAAGACGGTCTATATGTTGAAGCTTCCGACCCTGGCTCAGCGGCTCCGCGTCGTGCTCGACTGGACGGTCGAGCTCTTCTTCGAGCGAGACGTGTCCGAGCTGTCGATGGAGGAAGGGGCCGGGGCCCCGAGGTGACGCCCATGAAAGCTCCAGCCGTCCGCCTGCCCCTCTGGCGCCGCCTCGCCGTCCGGCTGGCCGCGGCCTTCGCGCTCCTGGCCGGCGCCGGGATCCTCGTCAGCGGCTTCGTGCAATACCGCGCGGAGGATGCCGAGCTGCGGCGGTCGCTCGGCGCCCTGCTCCTCAACATCGCACGCACGGGGAGCCTGCTCGTGGACGGCGATCTTCACGCTCGGCTCGGTCGGGATGGAGGCGCCCACGCGGCCATCCGCGATCGGTTGCTTCTGATCCAGGAGGCCAACGGACTCGACGAATCGCTCTACACGCTGACCGATGTCCAGGCCGATCACGCGCGCCTCGGCGTCGTCGGCAACGGCCTGGGCGCGGTGGGGTCGGACTATCATCTCCAGCCCGGCATCCAGGAGGTCGTCCGTCGCGCCTTCGTCGAGGGCACGCCGGGTTTCACGGACATCTACACTGGCGCGGACGGCGCGTGGATCAGCGCCTTCGCGCCGATTCGCGACGGCTCGCAGACGATCGTCGCGGTGCTGGCGGTAGACTTCCGCGCCAATACCTACCTGGGCGCCCGCGACGCCGTGCGGCGGCGGCTCTACTGGAGCACCCTCGTGGGGGCCGCGCTCGCCCTGATCGCCAGCGTGGCGCTGGCCCGACACATCACCCGCCCGCTCGCCGACCTGCAGGCTCTCGCGCACGGCGTGGTGGAAGGCGATCTCATGCCGCGCCGGACCGTCCGGACGCGCGACGAGATCGGTCTCCTGGCCAACGTGCTGCACCTCATGGTGGAGCGGCTGCGAGTGTCCCAGCGGAGCGTGGTGGAGGTGCTCACGCGGGCGCTCGAAGCGCGCGACGGCCGGACAGGATCTCTTGACCGCCTGGCCGCCGCCTCGGGCGCGGTCGCGGCAGGCCTCGGCCTGACGCCCGCCCAGCTGGAGGCGCTCGAGCTGGGCGCGCGGCTCCATGACATCGGTGAGGTCCAGACGCCCGAGGCAGTGCTCGCCCATCCCGGCCCCCTGTCGCCGGCGGCGCGGACCGTTGTCGAGCGGCATCCCGTCGCTGGCGTGGAGATCCTGGAGCCCGTGGCGCTGCTGACGCCGGCGCTCGACGTCGTGAGCAGCCACCACGAGCGCTGGGACGGCGGAGGCTATCCGCAGGGCCTAGGTGGGGAGGAGATCCCCCTGGCCGCGCGGATCTTCGCCGTCGTGGACACGATCGACGCGCTCACGCATGATCGTCCCGATCGGCACGCGTGGGAGGTGTCGGAGGCCCTGGCGCTGGTGGGGGCGGAGGCCGGCAAACAATTCGATCCGCGGGTCGCCGCCGCCGCCCAGGCCATTCCCCCCGCGCGCTGGGCCGAGCTCCTGCTCGATCGCACCGCCACGGCCTGATGGTGTGTCCAAGGGACATGCCGGGGGAGACCATGAACGCACAGCTGCTCAAGGGACAGACCGCGCTGGTGACCGGGGCCAGCTCGGGGATCGGCGAGGGCGTGGCGCGCGCGTTGGGCGCGGCCGGCGCGGACGTCGTGGTGAACTACGTGACCAATCCCGAGGTGGCCGAGCGCGTGGCCGCGGACATCCGCGCGCGCGGCGTACGCGCGCTCGCCATCCGCGCGGATGTCTCGCGCGAGAACGAGGTCCAGGCCATGTTCGCCGAGATGGCGGGCGCATGGGGCGGCATCGACATCCTCGTCAACAACGCGGGGCTCCAGAAGGACGCCGCCTTCGCCGACATGACCCTCCAGCAGTGGAACACCGTGATCGAGGTCAACCTCACCGGCATGTTCCTCTGCTCGCGCGAGGCGGTGCGGCGCATGATCGAGCGGGGCATCCGCAAGGACGTGTCGCGGGCGGCGGGCAAGATCATCTGCATCTCGTCGGTCCATCAGCGCATTCCCTGGGCGGGCCACGTCAACTACGCCGCGTCGAAGGGCGGGGTGATGGCGTTCATGGAATCGCTCGCCCAAGAGGTGGCGCCCCACCGGATCCGCGTCAATTCCATCGCGCCGGGGGCCATCCAGACCGCCATCAACCGCGCCGCGTGGGAGACGCCGGCCGCGCTCAAGGAGCTGCTGCAGCTGATCCCCTACGGCCGCATCGGCCAGCCCGACGACATCGGCAAGGTGTCGGTGTTCCTCGCCTCCGACGACTCGGACTACATCCACGGACAAACCATCTTCGTCGACGGCGGAATGACGCTCTATCCCGAGTTCGCGCGCGGAGGCTAGACATGGCGCACTACGACGTGGCGATCATCGGCAGCGGAGCGGGTGGCGGCACCCTGGCCTATGCCCTCGCCCCCACCGGCAAGCGCATCCTGCTTCTCGAGCGCGGCGGCTACGTGCCGCGCGAGCGCGACAACTGGAGCACGCGCGCGGTGAACCTCGAGGGGAAGTACCAGACCAAGGAGGTGTGGCGCGACGCGCAGGGGCGGGAGCTCCACCCTCATACCAACTACTACGTGGGCGGCAACACGAAGTTCTACGGCGCAGCGCTGTTCCGCCTGCGCCGCGAGGACTTCGGCGAGGTACGGCACTGGGGCGGGATCTCCCCCGCCTGGCCCATCGGGTACGACGAGCTCGAGCCCTACTACACGCAGGCCGAGCGCCTCTACCACGTGCACGGCCAGCGCGGGGCGGATCCCACGGAGCCCCCCGCCAGCGCGCCGTACCCGCATCCGCCGGTGAGCCATGAGCCCCGCATCCAGGCCCTCGCCGAGGACTTCATGCGTCAAGGCCTCCAGCCGTTCCCCGTGCCCCTCGGGATCATGCTGAACGAGCGGAGCCCGCGGAAGAGTGCGTGCATTCGCTGCGCCACGTGCGACGGACATCCGTGCCTGGTCAACGCCAAGTCCGACGCGCAGGTGGTCTGCGTGGACCCCGCGCTGGAGCATCCGAACGTGATGCTCCTCACCGGAGCCTACGTGGAGCGTCTGGAGACGAGCGCTTCCGGGCGCGAGGTGACGCGCATCGTGGTGGGGCGCGACGGCCGGCAGGAGGTGCACTCGGCGGACATCGTCGTGGTGTCGGCCGGCGCGATCAACTCGGCGGCGCTCCTGCTCCGCTCGGCGAGCGGCATGCATCCGAATGGGCTCGCCAACCGCTCGGGCGTGGTCGGCCGGCACTACATGGGGCACGTGAACTCCGTCCACCTGGCGCTGTCGCGCTGCCCGAATCCGACGGTGTTCCAGAAGACGCTGGCCCTGAACGACTTCTACTGGGGATCCCGAGATTGGGACTTCCCCATGGGCCACATCTCGTTCGTGGGCAAGGTCGACGGTCAGACCCTGAAGGCCGGCGCCCCCGCTCTCGCGCCGGGGTGGACCCTCGAGCTCATGGGTCGCCATTCGCTCGACTTCTGGCTCACCTCCGAGGACCTGCCGGATCCCGACAACCGCGTGACCCTCGACCGGAACGGCAGCATCGTGCTCCACTACACGCCCAACAACACCGCCGGCCACCAGCACCTCATCGCCACGCTGGAGCGGCTGATGCAGCAGCAGACCAAGTGCGGCATCCACGGTGACGAGTGCCACCAGGGGCTCTTCGCGCGGAACCTGTTCGTCGGGGAGCGTATCCCGCTGGCCGGCGTCGCGCACCAGAACGGCACCATCCGCTTCGGCCGCGATCCGCAGACGTCCGCGCTGGATCCGTTCTGCCGCGCCCACGAGGTGGACAACCTCTACGTCGTGGACGCGAGCTTCTTCCCCTCGAGCGGCGCGGTGAATCCGGCCCTGACGGTTATGGCCAACGCGCTGCGGGTCGCCGATCACCTCAAGACGCGCCTCGCGTGAGCGCGCGCCCCGGGAGCCTCGCCATGCGGGACACGCTGGGACGGCACTGGCCGGAGTATCTGATGGAGGCGGCAGGCCTCGGGCTCTTCATGATCTCGGCCTGCCTCTTCGTCACCCTCATCGAGCATCCCGCCTCGCCCGTGCGACAGGCGATCGCGACCCCGATCCTGCGGCGGGTGCTCATGGGGCTCGCCATGGGCCTGACCGCGGCAGGTCTCGTCTACTCGCGATGGGGACAGCGCTCGGGCGCACACCTGAACCCGTCCGTGACGCTCGCCTTCCTGCGCCTCGGGAAGGTGGCGCGCTGGGACGCCGGCTTCTATGTGCTGGCCCAGGTCCTGGGCGGCGCGGCGGGTGTCGCCGTGGCCGGGCTCGCGCTCGGTGGCCTGCTCGATGACCCCGCCGTGAATCACGCCGCGACGCAGCCGGGCGCGCCCGGCGTCCTGGTGGCGTTCGTGGCGGAGGCGGTGATCTCCTTCGTGCTCATGTCGGTGGTGCTGGCGGCGTCCAACGCGACACCCGTCGCGCCCTTCACCGGGCTCTTCGCCGGTGCGCTCGTGGCGACGTGCATCACGCTCGAGGCGCCGCTCTCGGGGATGAGCATGAATCCGGCTCGCACCCTGGCCTCCGCGCTGGGCGCGCGCGTCTGGCACGCGCTCTGGCTCTACTTCATCGCGCCCCCTGTGGGCATGCTCCTCGCCGCCGAAGCCTATCGCCGCCTGGCCGGACCGCGCGGCGTCATCTGCGCGAAGCTCCACCACACGCATGGGCAGCGCTGCATCTTCAAGTGCGGCTACGCGATGGGCGCGCTGTGCTTGGTCCTGCTCGGCCAGGTTGGTGGGGCCTCGGCCCAGGCGCCCGGCACGGCGGTCGGTGAGCCGCGCGCCGCCGCGGTCACCGTGGTCGGCATGACCGTCTCCGACCTCGATCGCTCGGTGGAGTTCTACTCCCGCGTCCTGGGCTTCGAGAAGGAAGGGGAGACGGAGGTGACGGGCGAGGCGTACGAGCACCTTCAGGGGCTGTTCGGCCTCCGCATGCGCATGGCGCGGCTTCGCCTGGGGGAGGAGCGCATCGAGCTAACGGAGTATCTGGCGCCGTCGACGGGGCGCCCCATGCCGCCGGACTCGCGCAGCCAGGACCGCTGGTTCCAGCACATCGCGGTCGTGGTGAGCGACATGGACGCGGCCTATCGTCGGCTGCGCGAGCATCGCGTGCGCCACGCCTCGTCGGGGCCCCAGCGGCTGCCTGACTGGAATCCCAGCGCCGGCGGCATCCAGGCCTTCTACTTCAAGGATCCGGACGGCCACGTGCTGGAAGTCATCGCCTTCCCGCCCGGCAAGGGCGACCCGCGCTGGCAGCGGCGGTTCGGGGCGCTCTTTCTCGGCATCGACCACACGGCCATCGTGGTCGCCGACACGGAGGCGAGCCTGGGATTCTATCGGGATACCTTGGGGCTCGCCGTCGCCGGTAGGAGTGAGAACTACGGGACCGAGCAAGAGCACCTGAACAACGTGTTCGGCGCCCGCCTCCGCATCACCACGCTGCGGGCGGCGGCCGGGCCCGGCATCGAGCTATTGGAGTATGTGACGCCCGGCGACGGGCGCCCCATGCCGACCGATGCCCGCGCGAACGATCTGATGCACTGGCATACGGGCCTTGCCGTCGGTAACCTACGGGCGGCGGCGGCGCGGTTGGAGCGACGGCGAGCATCGTTCCTGTCGCCGGGCGTGGTGGAGCTCCCGGACGCCGCGCTGGGCGCCTCGTCGAGCGTGACCGTGCGAGATCCCGACGGCCACGTCCTGCGGTTGATTCCCTGAGAAGGGGGTGAACGATGGCGAACGGCGGCGCAGAGGTCCGGCGGCTCTCGGAGGCAGACGCCCGGACCGCGCACTGGAAGCGCTGGGGGCCGTATCTCGCCGAGCGCCAGTGGGGGACGGTGCGGGAGGACTACAGCCCCCACGGCGACGCATGGGACTACTTCCCCCACGATCACGCGCGGTCGCGGGCCTACCGCTGGGGCGAGGACGGGATTCTCGGCATCTCGGACAACCATCAGCGCCTCTGCTTCGCGCTCGCCCTGTGGAACGGCCGCGATCCCATCCTCAAGGAGCGCCTCTTCGGCCTTACCGGCACCGAGGGCAATCACGGCGAGGACGTGAAGGAGTACTACTTCTACCTCGACTCGACACCGACCCACTCCTACATGAAAGGGCTCTACAAGTACCCACAGGCGGCCTTCCCGTACGCCGGGCTGGTGGAGGAGAACCGGCGCCGGGGCCGCGACGTCCCCGAGTTCGAGCTGATCGACGCCGGTGTCTTCGAGGGCAACCGCTACTGGGACGTGACCGTCGAGTACGCCAAGGCTGCCGTCGACGACATCCTCGTGCGCATCACCGCGGCGAATCGCGGCCCCGAGGCGGTAGAGCTGCACCTGGCGCCGACGCTCTGGTTCCGCAACACGTGGGCCTGGGATGTGGGCGTCAAGCGGCCACGGCTGGCCGCGGGCGTGCGGGGAGCGGATCACGTGACGGTGGACGCCGAGCATCCCACGCTCGGCGCGCGCCGACTTTTCTGCGAGGGCGCGCCGCCGCTTCTCTTCACCGAGAACGAGACCAACACGGCGCGCCTCTTCGACACCCCCAACGCCACGCCCTACGTCAAGGACGGCATCGGCCTGGCCATCGTGGGCGGGCATATGGCGGCGGTGAACCCCGCCCAGGTCGGGACCAAGGTGGCCGCGCACTACCGCGTCACCGTGCCGCCTGGGGGCGAGGCGGTGCTACGTCTCCGGCTGAGCGATCGCGCTCCCGCCGCGGGTCCCTTCGGGGCGGCCTTCGACACCGTCATGCGCGCTCGGTGCGAAGAGGCGGACGCGTTCTACAAGGCGCTGCTGCCCGGCGAGCGCTCCGAGGACGCCCACCTCGTCATGCGCCAGGTCGCGGCGGGCCTGCTCTGGAGCAAGCAGTTCTACCACCTCGACGTGCGCCGCTGGCTCGCCGGCGACCCGACCCAGCCGCCGCCGCCGCCCGCGCGGACCGCCGGTCGGGACCACGAGTGGACGCATCTCTACAACGAAGACGTGATCTCGATGCCGGACAAGTGGGAGTACCCGTGGTACGCGGCGTGGGATCTCGCCTTCCACACGATCCCGCTCGCCCTGCTCGATCCCGAGTTCGCCAAGGCGCAGCTCATCCTGTTCCTGCGCGAGTGGTACATGCACCCGAACGGGCAGATCCCCGCGTACGAATGGAACTTCGGCGACGTGAACCCGCCCGTCCACGCGTGGGCGGCGTGGCGAGTCTACAAGATCGAGCGGCGGCTGCGCGGCAAGGGTGACCGGCAGTTCCTGGAGAAGGTCTTCCACAAGCTCTTGCTGAACTTCACGTGGTGGGTGAACCGCAAGGATGCCGAGGGCAACAACGTGTTCCAGGGCGGCTTCCTCGGCCTGGACAACATCGGGGTGTTCGATCGATCCGCCCCGCTGCCCACGGGCGGGCACATCGAGCAGTCGGACGGCACCAGCTGGATGGGCATGTACTCGCTCAACATGCTGGCCATCGCGCTGGAGCTGGCCCAGGAGGACCCCGCCTACGAGGACGTGGCCAGCAAGTTCTTCGAGCACTTCATGTACATCGCCCACGCCATGCACCATCTGGGTGGCGACGGGGGCGTGAGCCTCTGGAACGAGGCGGACGGCTTCTACTACGACGTGCTCCACGGCGACGGAGGCGATCCCGTTCCCCTCCGCGTTCGCTCCATGGTGGGGCTGATCCCGCTGTTCGCTGTCGAGACCCTCGAGCCCGAGCAGGTGGACCGCCTCGAGGGCTTCAAGCGGCGCATGCAGTGGTTCGTGGACAATCGTCCGGATCTGGCCGACCACATCGTGGAAGCGCAGCGGCTCGATGGAAAGATCCGCCGGCTCCTCTCGATCGTGACGCAGCCCCAGCTGCCGCGCGTGCTGGGCTACATGCTCGACGAGGGCGAGTTCCTGTCGCCGCACGGGATCCGCGCGATGTCCCGCTATCATCGCGAGCACCCCTACGTCCTCGAGCTCGACGGCATGCAGCACCGGGTGGACTACGAGCCGGCGGAGTCGTCGATCCCGCTTTTCGGCGGGAACTCGAACTGGCGCGGGCCGATCTGGTTTCCGGTGAACTACCTCCTCATCGAGTCGCTGCAGAAGTTCCACTGGTTCCTTGGCGAGGGGCTCGCGGTCGAATGCCCGACACGATCGGGCCGGCGCATGAATCTCTGGGACGTGTCGATGGAGCTCTCGCGCCGCCTCTCGCGCATCTTCCTGCGTGGGCCGGACGGCCGCCGCGCGGCGTTCGGCAGCGTGGAGACCTTCCAGCGCGATCCGCACTGGCGCGACCTCATCCCGTTCCACGAGTATTTCCACGGGGAGACGGGGGCCGGCCTCGGCGCCAGCCATCAGACGGGCTGGACGGGGCTCGTGGCCAAGCTCATCGCCCAGAGCGGCGAGTAGCGACGCTCAGCGGAGCAGCGCCCAACCCAAGAGCAGCGTCACCAGCGTGAGGGGGACGCCCACGCGGGCGTACTCCGTGAAGCCGATCTCGACGCGCGCCTCGCGCGCCGCCTCCACCACGATGAGGTTCGCCACCGAGCCGATGAGGGTCAGGTTGCCGGCGAGCGTGGAGGCCATGGCCACGAGGAGCCAGGCGCGCTGGGAGTCGCCGAGGGTCGCGATGACGGGCTTGAGCAGCAGCACCGCGGGGACGTTGGATACCAGGTTGGAGAGCGCCGCCGTTACCGCGATGAGCACGGGTGGCTGATGGAGGTTGGCCCGGCGGGCCAGGGCGAGGAGTTCCTCCGCCAGGCCGGAGTCTTCCACCGCCCCGATGACCACGAAGAGCCCGGCGAAGAGCACGAGCAGGCCCCAGTTGATCTCGGCGTAGACCTTCTCCGGCTTCACGCGCCGGGTGATCAGCGTGTAGGCCGCCCCGGCGATGGCCACCAGCGCGATCGGCACGCCGGACAGGAACCCCACGAGCATGACGAGCACGACCGCACTCGTCTTCCACATGAGCGGATAGTGGAGGGCCAGCCGCTCGTCCGGGCCCACCGGGGCCAGGAAGGCGGGCAGCTGCCGCCGGTACGTGACCCACACCGCCAGAAACACGGCGGCGAGACCGACGAGAGCGACGGGGGCCTGCGCGAGCAGGAACGCGCGATAGCTCACCCCGGAG is drawn from Candidatus Methylomirabilota bacterium and contains these coding sequences:
- a CDS encoding glucosidase; amino-acid sequence: MANGGAEVRRLSEADARTAHWKRWGPYLAERQWGTVREDYSPHGDAWDYFPHDHARSRAYRWGEDGILGISDNHQRLCFALALWNGRDPILKERLFGLTGTEGNHGEDVKEYYFYLDSTPTHSYMKGLYKYPQAAFPYAGLVEENRRRGRDVPEFELIDAGVFEGNRYWDVTVEYAKAAVDDILVRITAANRGPEAVELHLAPTLWFRNTWAWDVGVKRPRLAAGVRGADHVTVDAEHPTLGARRLFCEGAPPLLFTENETNTARLFDTPNATPYVKDGIGLAIVGGHMAAVNPAQVGTKVAAHYRVTVPPGGEAVLRLRLSDRAPAAGPFGAAFDTVMRARCEEADAFYKALLPGERSEDAHLVMRQVAAGLLWSKQFYHLDVRRWLAGDPTQPPPPPARTAGRDHEWTHLYNEDVISMPDKWEYPWYAAWDLAFHTIPLALLDPEFAKAQLILFLREWYMHPNGQIPAYEWNFGDVNPPVHAWAAWRVYKIERRLRGKGDRQFLEKVFHKLLLNFTWWVNRKDAEGNNVFQGGFLGLDNIGVFDRSAPLPTGGHIEQSDGTSWMGMYSLNMLAIALELAQEDPAYEDVASKFFEHFMYIAHAMHHLGGDGGVSLWNEADGFYYDVLHGDGGDPVPLRVRSMVGLIPLFAVETLEPEQVDRLEGFKRRMQWFVDNRPDLADHIVEAQRLDGKIRRLLSIVTQPQLPRVLGYMLDEGEFLSPHGIRAMSRYHREHPYVLELDGMQHRVDYEPAESSIPLFGGNSNWRGPIWFPVNYLLIESLQKFHWFLGEGLAVECPTRSGRRMNLWDVSMELSRRLSRIFLRGPDGRRAAFGSVETFQRDPHWRDLIPFHEYFHGETGAGLGASHQTGWTGLVAKLIAQSGE
- a CDS encoding HD domain-containing phosphohydrolase, producing the protein MKAPAVRLPLWRRLAVRLAAAFALLAGAGILVSGFVQYRAEDAELRRSLGALLLNIARTGSLLVDGDLHARLGRDGGAHAAIRDRLLLIQEANGLDESLYTLTDVQADHARLGVVGNGLGAVGSDYHLQPGIQEVVRRAFVEGTPGFTDIYTGADGAWISAFAPIRDGSQTIVAVLAVDFRANTYLGARDAVRRRLYWSTLVGAALALIASVALARHITRPLADLQALAHGVVEGDLMPRRTVRTRDEIGLLANVLHLMVERLRVSQRSVVEVLTRALEARDGRTGSLDRLAAASGAVAAGLGLTPAQLEALELGARLHDIGEVQTPEAVLAHPGPLSPAARTVVERHPVAGVEILEPVALLTPALDVVSSHHERWDGGGYPQGLGGEEIPLAARIFAVVDTIDALTHDRPDRHAWEVSEALALVGAEAGKQFDPRVAAAAQAIPPARWAELLLDRTATA
- a CDS encoding GMC family oxidoreductase, which produces MAHYDVAIIGSGAGGGTLAYALAPTGKRILLLERGGYVPRERDNWSTRAVNLEGKYQTKEVWRDAQGRELHPHTNYYVGGNTKFYGAALFRLRREDFGEVRHWGGISPAWPIGYDELEPYYTQAERLYHVHGQRGADPTEPPASAPYPHPPVSHEPRIQALAEDFMRQGLQPFPVPLGIMLNERSPRKSACIRCATCDGHPCLVNAKSDAQVVCVDPALEHPNVMLLTGAYVERLETSASGREVTRIVVGRDGRQEVHSADIVVVSAGAINSAALLLRSASGMHPNGLANRSGVVGRHYMGHVNSVHLALSRCPNPTVFQKTLALNDFYWGSRDWDFPMGHISFVGKVDGQTLKAGAPALAPGWTLELMGRHSLDFWLTSEDLPDPDNRVTLDRNGSIVLHYTPNNTAGHQHLIATLERLMQQQTKCGIHGDECHQGLFARNLFVGERIPLAGVAHQNGTIRFGRDPQTSALDPFCRAHEVDNLYVVDASFFPSSGAVNPALTVMANALRVADHLKTRLA
- a CDS encoding anion transporter, producing MTVARALALAIFLMTYLGLALGRVPGFRIDRTGMAIVGAAAAVATGAIAWDRAVAAVDAHTLILLFGMMVVGAYLRLSGFFALVTRETVRLARTPVTLLALLVVAAGVLSALFVNDVVCLVLAPLVVDLARRHGLPPVPYLIALATASNVGSVATLTGNPQNMLVGSYSGVSYRAFLLAQAPVALVGLAAVFLAVWVTYRRQLPAFLAPVGPDERLALHYPLMWKTSAVVLVMLVGFLSGVPIALVAIAGAAYTLITRRVKPEKVYAEINWGLLVLFAGLFVVIGAVEDSGLAEELLALARRANLHQPPVLIAVTAALSNLVSNVPAVLLLKPVIATLGDSQRAWLLVAMASTLAGNLTLIGSVANLIVVEAAREARVEIGFTEYARVGVPLTLVTLLLGWALLR
- a CDS encoding SDR family oxidoreductase, translated to MNAQLLKGQTALVTGASSGIGEGVARALGAAGADVVVNYVTNPEVAERVAADIRARGVRALAIRADVSRENEVQAMFAEMAGAWGGIDILVNNAGLQKDAAFADMTLQQWNTVIEVNLTGMFLCSREAVRRMIERGIRKDVSRAAGKIICISSVHQRIPWAGHVNYAASKGGVMAFMESLAQEVAPHRIRVNSIAPGAIQTAINRAAWETPAALKELLQLIPYGRIGQPDDIGKVSVFLASDDSDYIHGQTIFVDGGMTLYPEFARGG
- a CDS encoding VOC family protein, with protein sequence MSARPGSLAMRDTLGRHWPEYLMEAAGLGLFMISACLFVTLIEHPASPVRQAIATPILRRVLMGLAMGLTAAGLVYSRWGQRSGAHLNPSVTLAFLRLGKVARWDAGFYVLAQVLGGAAGVAVAGLALGGLLDDPAVNHAATQPGAPGVLVAFVAEAVISFVLMSVVLAASNATPVAPFTGLFAGALVATCITLEAPLSGMSMNPARTLASALGARVWHALWLYFIAPPVGMLLAAEAYRRLAGPRGVICAKLHHTHGQRCIFKCGYAMGALCLVLLGQVGGASAQAPGTAVGEPRAAAVTVVGMTVSDLDRSVEFYSRVLGFEKEGETEVTGEAYEHLQGLFGLRMRMARLRLGEERIELTEYLAPSTGRPMPPDSRSQDRWFQHIAVVVSDMDAAYRRLREHRVRHASSGPQRLPDWNPSAGGIQAFYFKDPDGHVLEVIAFPPGKGDPRWQRRFGALFLGIDHTAIVVADTEASLGFYRDTLGLAVAGRSENYGTEQEHLNNVFGARLRITTLRAAAGPGIELLEYVTPGDGRPMPTDARANDLMHWHTGLAVGNLRAAAARLERRRASFLSPGVVELPDAALGASSSVTVRDPDGHVLRLIP
- a CDS encoding NAD(P)/FAD-dependent oxidoreductase, producing MEIGKAEGARASGRILARPSTSLAPRIVVVGGGFAGVTAALELGRRCSGQLPVHVTLLSNRNFLLFTPMLAEAATGAVESRHVVHPLRPLCGRWGVEFGEVEVEAVDLARRQVTVRHHRSVVRQRVYYDRLVIALGASPNTALAAGAAEHALTFKSAGDAIRIRNHLIDLFEAAALTEDPWTRRHLLTFVVVGAGHAGTELAAAVEELARGILVRHYPTIRPEDVRLVLVGSAVLPQTAPDLAAYTKARLVARGIELEVGRAARVSPEGLTLADGRLLESRCVIWTAGNRVSSVVAAVDLPKSKDGRLIVNERFEVEGAPGVYALGDNAAQIDPHSGQPYPATAQVALRQGRALAQVIEAQLTGRPARPFAFRLLGEMVPLSRRTAVADLRGLKLYGFPAWLMWKTVYMLKLPTLAQRLRVVLDWTVELFFERDVSELSMEEGAGAPR
- a CDS encoding DUF2282 domain-containing protein, giving the protein MNKTSKAAVISAVAAALSLPYFSLAQAGPAPVPKFESEKCYGVAKAGKNDCQTANTSCAGTSRKDNQGDAWIYMPKGSCDKIVGGSLQAKRA